From Scylla paramamosain isolate STU-SP2022 chromosome 16, ASM3559412v1, whole genome shotgun sequence, one genomic window encodes:
- the LOC135108057 gene encoding cadherin-89D-like, giving the protein MPGGVVTVATTRAPLLLLLGFVLHAGAGCEWGEAEELRRFVRVREDAEVGHILFAINASHPNLLSLAPLAQEPDGVFQVVAEEGQGKVVVAAPLQPLVLGPSPVIKMILTCSNNTVSVPVTVYVDDVNDHAPVFLAENITVTVDELTPVGLPILPAIGTSDADRPNTANSEVEVQIVKGNEESYFTLADRKRGTVTLARSLDYDAGPKSFLLEVVAKDMGTPALSSSSTVKIVVLDADDLPPLFSHPRYYARLAEHPGADPGVRVLQEVDVLPDGLRAVDGDVGQNTSVRYSLVDTPASSLFSIDPVSGRLFLTSHLDREKLSDPSLTLHVRAEQVDDARKVGSSVVVVEVQDVNDNLPRFSQDVYSVSIIENLPTSFSVMQVAAADPDEGVNGAFSYHLVGGSGSLAINPHSGWLTVANQSMLDREENPVIHLRVCADQLAPLAARSGRAYIPALIEEPWTPTETPKTVVETETPAEELEVTTEVVIPTEYSEALEGFTEATTLQDDAGETTTTQETTTTELPETTVVEGLYDDVPTLVTAPLLREVGRPRVRTRARASTSTVTPPKRRSLRQRVPLHSRRRRAKRSSEGLHGGYSSLTKRETTAGVMREGGFGARLEEENVRVLLRVQRIDPTSGKETPEDDRTHPEDTVSPPPPEATQGHSRHRPPTGAYQWGETRRRGHRSTNATQEEAAPVPQSWSCAMIELNLLDANDNNPVFLPSNQYAFTITENAQQGDLIGTVTAEDADEGNNGLVRYRIQTRENSTKDTAVRSVAVGEEDGALTLKESLPPGLLTVLVEASDSPLNPSETRTSLAVVTISVKATHSWEPRFEGAPFELWVGGDAPVGTSVGQVRVVDMPGPELLFDMFHSYPEGVPFAIEETSGIVSVVNPLRNYSRSSYEFEAVVTDGRDSLATNLTINVAPTRRPGSRRDTVLHFYIQENLSGGVVGDVVAALRNIGVRVPPDPQLELVSPEARKYFALAQDATLYTVAPLDYETHNNHTLVVMSARTSDIYYVQVQVEDVNDNAPQLNAVSYSGMVREDAPPGTPLTLSPAVQVIDRDQYEGSSFVLELSGDASSIFSIDSSSGTIYFVGQKLDREVTSSYYLVLVARDDGNLTSTANLTIHVQDVNDNAPKFTQREPLFSAKEGVGEDRSRRLPDTSGLEHLADLERSLIRIPESLPVGSRVTQLSATDEDDKTFGDIRYAIESEKSFGFSTGEEKRFMIETNKFSVEAKTGVLVVAGKLEPNHFYLVNVSATDGGGLSSHSVAAIAVFDINDHTPRFERPVYNFEVVEGDYLVGEVGKVAAYDHDLGENGDVRYEIILYGNASQDHVFPFRLDETTGAILTTGSVDREEQDAYEFSVIASDSGRPRLSSSVMVHIDIIDINDHHPVFYGYQDVVQLPDTPEDYPENHADAIPVYLAEVSEKAPKFTTITQVYANDSDSSSSGNGLVLYKLEGGEDKFAIDSKNGSVYTIGPLDYERWAEYDLTVVAQDLGTPPLTASALLKIMVVDVEEELTTRLFEREEYQVAVMENNDTPLLLLDLNVTESAFRHPHFQLVAAEEPEVVAVDAASGKVFLVASLDREAKDTYHFKIKAEQTPHGVAPLQLPEYTITSAGTSVIRAAQSLPLKSRQKEEAAGTSLFFLNFTDYEEDLKALLKVPAEVVPLGSYLSPIPATSARPPVRILQVSDSTRSKPVEELGLDEVWVTVVVEDQNDNPPMFMPHGRPIVAAIPRHRLLRAVRDKDRDSRS; this is encoded by the exons ATGCCTGGCGGGGTAGTTACCGTCGCTACCACCAGGGCGCCGCTACTGCTGCTCCTGGGCTTCGTATTGCACGCAG gtgCAGGATGCGAGTGGGGTGAAGCGGAGGAGCTGCGTCGCTTCGTCAGAGTCAGAGAGGATGCAGAGGTGGGGCACATACTCTTCGCTATCAACGCTTCACATCCCAATCTTCTGAGCCTCGCCCCGCTGGCCCAGGAGCCTGACGGGGTGTTccaggtggtggcggaggaagggcaaggcaaggtggtggtggcggcaccTCTGCAACCTCTCGTGTTGGGTCCCTCGCCTGTTATTAAGATGATCCTCACGTGTAGTAATAATACG GTGTCCGTGCCCGTGACTGTGTATGTTGACGATGTGAATGACCACGCGCCGGTCTTCCTAGCTGAAAATATTACAGTTACTGTTGACGAACTTACTCCAGTCG GCCTCCCGATTCTTCCGGCGATAGGGACGAGTGACGCCGACCGCCCCAACACCGCGAACTCCGAGGTGGAGGTGCAGATCGTGAAGGGCAACGAGGAGAGTTACTTCACCCTGGCCGACAGGAAGCGCGGGACGGTGACTCTGGCGAGGAGTTTGGACTACGACGCGGGGCCGAAAAGCTTCCTGCTGGAGGTGGTggccaag GACATGGGCACGCCAGCACTCAGCTCCTCCAGCACCGTCAAGATAGTGGTGCTCGATGCTGACGACTTGCCTCCTCTCTTCAGCCACCCTCGCTATTACGCCAGGCTCGCCGAACACCCGGGTGCTGATCCT GGCGTGAGGGTGTTGCAGGAGGTGGACGTGCTGCCTGATGGCCTTCGTGCAGTTGACGGGGACGTTGGGCAGAACACCTCCGTCCGCTATTCGTTGGTTGACACTCCCGCCTCCAGTCTGTTCTCCATCGACCCTGTGTCCGGGCGGCTGTTCCTCACCTCCCACCTGGACCGGGAGAAGCTCTCtgatccctccctcaccctgcaTGTCAGAGCCGAGCAG GTGGACGACGCGAGGAAGGTGGGGTcgagcgtggtggtggtggaggtgcaggaCGTGAACGACAACCTGCCTCGCTTCTCTCAGGACGTGTATTCCGTATCCATCATAGAGAACCTGCCCACCTCCTTCAGCGTGATGCAGGTGGCAGCCGCTGACCCTGACGAG GGCGTGAATGGTGCCTTCAGCTACCATCTAGTGGGCGGCAGCGGCTCCTTGGCCATCAACCCGCATTCTGGCTGGCTGACGGTGGCGAACCAAAGCATGCTGGATCGAGAGGAGAACCCAGTCATCCATCTCAGGGTCTGCGCGGATCAACTGGCGCCCTTAGCTGCTCGATCCGGCCGTGCCTACATTCCTGCGCTGATAGAGGAACCTTGGACGCCCACAGAGACACCCAAGACCGTGGTGGAAACTGAGACACCTGCGGAAGAGCTTGAGGTAACTACAGAGGTGGTCATCCCGACGGAGTACTCGGAAGCCTTGGAGGGATTCACGGAAGCCACGACCCTTCAAGATGACGCTGGTGAGACTACGACCACCCAAGAGACGACCACTACTGAACTACCAGAGACAACGGTGGTGGAGGGCCTCTATGATGATGTCCCCACTCTCGTCACGGCCCCCTTGCTGCGGGAGGTGGGCAGGCCGAGGGTCAGAACAAGGGCACGAGCCTCCACCTCCACCGTAACGCCGCCGAAGAGGAGGTCCCTGAGGCAGAGGGTTCCGTTACATAGCAGGCGAAGACGAGCGAAGAGGAGCAGTGAGGGTCTTCATGGCGGGTACTCCTCGCTGACTAAGAGAGAGACTACTGCAGGAGTGATGCGAGAGGGAGGCTTTGGGgcaagactggaggaggagaacgtgCGCGTGCTCCTGAGGGTGCAAAGAATCGATCCCACTTCAGGCAAGGAGACTCCAGAAGACGATAGAACTCACCCTGAAGATACAGtctcgccgccaccacctgagGCTACCCAGGGACACTCACGGCACAGACCACCGACAGGAGCCTACCAGTGGGGTGAGACGCGGCGCAGGGGGCACAGGTCCACCAATGCCACGCAGGAGGAAGCAGCGCCGGTGCCCCAGTCATGGTCGTGCGCCATGATCGAGCTTAATCTTCTGGACGCCAACGACAATAACCCAGTGTTCCTGCCGAGCAACCAGTACGCCTTCACCATCACGGAGAACGCGCAGCAGGGGGACCTTATTGGCacg GTCACAGCAGAAGACGCTGACGAAGGCAACAACGGCCTGGTGAGGTACAGGATACAGACTCGAGAGAACAGCACCAAGGACACCGCCGTCAGGAGCGTGGCCGTGGGAGAGGAAGACGGCGCCCTTACACTGAAGGAGAGCCTTCCCCCCGGCCTGCTGACGGTGCTGGTTGAGGCCTCGGACAGTCCCTTGAACCCCTCGGAGACACGCACGTCCCTGGCGGTAGTGACGATCAG CGTCAAGGCGACACACTCCTGGGAGCCGCGGTTCGAGGGGGCGCCCTTTGAGCTGTGGGTGGGCGGCGATGCTCCCGTGGGCACCAGCGTGGGCCAGGTGCGGGTGGTGGACATGCCGGGCCCCGAGCTGCTGTTTGACATGTTCCACAGTTATCCTGAAGGAG TGCCCTTCGCCATCGAGGAGACGTCTGGCATCGTGTCCGTGGTGAACCCTCTCAGGAACTACTCCCGCTCCTCTTATGAGTTCGAGGCGGTGGTGACGGACGGCCGAGACTCCCTCGCCACCAACCTGACCATCAACGTGGCGCCCACCCGCAGGCCAGGCTCCAGGAGGGACACTGTGTTGCACTTCTACATACAG GAGAACTTGTCTGGCGGCGTGGTGGGGGACGTCGTGGCGGCTCTGCGGAACATCGGCGTGCGGGTGCCTCCTGATCCGCAACTAGAACTC GTCAGTCCAGAGGCTCGTAAATACTTTGCGCTGGCCCAGGACGCGACGCTGTACACGGTGGCGCCGCTGGACTACGAGACGCACAACAACCACACGCTGGTGGTGATGAGCGCCAGGACCTCAGACATCTACTACGTGCAGGTCCAG GTGGAGGACGTGAATGACAACGCCCCGCAGCTGAACGCCGTCAGCTACTCCGGCATGGTGAGGGAGGATGCGCCTCCAGGCACGCCCCTCACCCTCAGCCCCgctgtgcag GTGATTGACAGGGACCAGTACGAAGGTTCCTCCTTTGTACTGGAGTTGTCTGGCGAcgcctcctccatcttttccatcGACTCCTCCAGCGGCACCATCTACTTCGTGGGGCAGAAGCTGGACAGGGAGGTGACTAGCTCGTACTACCTGGTGCTGGTGGCGCGCGATGACGGGAACCTCACCTCCACCGCCAATCTCACCATCCACGTGCAGGACGTGAACGACAACGCACCCAAGTTCACGCAGAGGGAGCCGCTGTTCTCGGCCAAGGAGGGGGTGGGCGAGGACAGATCCAGGAGACTACCAGACACCTCCGGTCTCGAGCATCTGGCGGACTTGGAGAGGTCACTCATCCGAATCCCTGAGTCTCTCCCCGTCGGCAGCCGCGTGACGCAACTCTCCGCCACGGACGAGGACGACAAGACTTTTGGAGACATTCGTTATGCCATCGAGTCCGAGAAGTCGTTCGGATTCTCCACGGGCGAGGAAAAGCGGTTCATGATAGAGACTAACAAGTTCTCTGTGGAGGCCAAGACgggcgtgctggtggtggccgGTAAGCTGGAGCCCAACCACTTCTACTTGGTGAACGTGTCGGCCACTGACGGAGGCGGCTTGTCCTCACACTCCGTGGCCGCCATCGCTGTGTTTGACATCAATGACCACACGCCGCGTTTTGAGCGTCCCGTGTACAACTTCGAGGTGGTGGAGGGCGACTACCTGGTGGGAGAGGTGGGCAAGGTGGCGGCTTACGACCACGACTTGGGGGAGAACGGCGATGTTCGTTATGAAATCATCCTGTATGGAAACGCGAGCCAGGACCACGTGTTCCCCTTCAGACTTGACGAGACGACGGGCGCTATCCTCACCACGGGTTCGGTGGACAGAGAGGAGCAAGACGCGTACGAGTTCTCAGTGATAGCCTCGGACAGTGGGCGGCCGCggctctcctcctccgtcatggTTCACATTGATATCATAGACATCAACGACCACCACCCAGTGTTTTACGGCTACCAGGATGTGGTGCAGCTTCCAGACACTCCTGAAGACTACCCTGAGAACCACGCTGACGCCATCCCGGTATATTTAGCTGAAGTCTCTGAAAAAGCCCCGAAATTCACAACAATCACTCAAGTTTACGCCAACGACTCGGACTCCAGCTCTTCAGGAAATGGTCTCGTCTTGTATAAATTGGAAGGCGGTGAGGACAAATTTGCTATAGACTCAAAGAACGGGTCAGTGTACACCATTGGACCGCTGGACTACGAGCGATGGGCCGAATACGATCTGACAGTGGTGGCTCAGGACCTGGGCACCCCGCCACTCACCGCCTCCGCCCTCCTGAAGATCATGGTGgtagatgtggaggaggagctgaCCACTAGACTCTTTGAACGGGAGGAATATCAG GTGGCTGTCATGGAGAACAACGACACGCCGCTACTGCTGTTGGACCTGAACGTGACGGAGAGCGCGTTCCGCCACCCTCACTTCCAGCTGGTGGCGGCGGAGGAGccagaggtggtggcggtggacgCGGCCTCGGGCAAGGTGTTCTTGGTGGCTAGCCTGGACAGGGAGGCTAAGGACACCTACCACTtcaag ATAAAGGCCGAACAAACGCCACACGGAGTCGCACCATTGCAGCTGCCAGAgtacactatcacctctgccgGTACCTCTGTCATCCGCGCCGCTCAGTCTCTTCCTCTCAAGtcaagacagaaagaagaagctGCAGgaacctccctcttcttcctgaaCTTCACAGACTACGAGGAGGATCTGAAGGCGTTGCTGAAGGTCCCCGCTGAGGTGGTGCCCCTGGGTAGTTACCTGTCCCCCATCCCAGCCACCAGTGCCAGGCCCCCAGTTCGAATCCTCCAGGTCTCAG ACAGCACCCGCTCTAAGCCCGTGGAGGAGCTGGGGCTGGACGAGGTGTGGGTGACGGTAGTGGTGGAGGATCAGAATGATAACCCACCCATGTTTATGCCTCACGGGCGCCCCATAGTTGCCGCCATCCCCCGCCACCGCCTCTTACGGGCAGTTCGTGACAAGGATCGTG ACTCACGATCCTGA